A segment of the Streptomyces sp. L2 genome:
CCGTCGGGCGGATGCACAACCTCCAGCCGATCGGGATCTACACGATCCCCGAGATCAGTTTCGTCGGGCGGACCGAGGACCAGCTGACCGAGGACTGCGTGCCGTTCGAGGTCGGGATCGCGCGGTACCGGGAGCTGGCGCGGGGGCAGATCATCGGCGACTCCCACGGCATGCTGAAGCTGCTGGTGTCCCCGGAGGACCGCAGGCTGCTCGGCGTGCACTGTTTCGGGTCGGGGGCGACCGAGCTGATCCATATCGGGCAGTCGGTGATGGGGTGTGGGGGGAGCGTGGATTACCTGGTGGACGCGGTGTTCAACTATCCGACGTTGGCGGAGTCGTACAAGGTCGCTGCGCTGGATGCTACGAATCGGCTGCGCCAGCTGGGGCGACTGGACTAGTACCGGTTGACTGTGGCTTGTCGCGCAGTTCCCCGCGCCCCTTAGGTGGGACCACCCAGGTGGGCTGAATCGCGGCCTGGCTCACCGGTTTGGTTCTTCCGTGACGTGTACGGCTGCTTCCTCCGCGCCTGCCGCTCCGCCGTCGATGCCTACGTCTCGGGCTGTCTCGTCCTTCGTGGTGTCGGGGTGGGCGCCCTCGTCCGGGGCTACGAGGCGGCCGGCGCGGGATTCGCCGGACTCGGGGTCCACCGGTTCGCCCTCGCCGTCGGGGAGGTCGCCGATGCCGTCGCCGGCGGGTGCGGTGGTGTCGGGGACCTCCTGGTGCAGGCGGTCGTCCAGGGTCTCGCCCTCGTGCTGTTCGGCGGCGGTGGTGCCGTGCTTGGTGACGCCGAGGGGGCGTTCGGGCGGCGAGTAGCCCTCGTCCAGGACGTCGTCGTAGGTGCGCTCGCCGACCGCGTCCTGGAGGTCCAGCGGGGCGGCGTCCTCCTGCTCCTCGTTGGTGCCGGTGGGCTGGTAGGCGTCGTCCGCCATGGGGGTCTGCTCGGCCTGCTGGTCGCTCATCGCCGGCTCCTTCTCGGCTCGGGGTCGGACCCGGTCCGCGTTTCCCGGAGCGCGGTGCCTAACCCTGCCGCCGGTGGCCGGGTCAGTCGGCCGGGGCGTGGGCCAGGGACGCCGTCCACTTCTCCTCGATGCGGCCGGCCTTCCAGACGACCAGGGCGATCGCCCAGGTGACGAAGAAGAGGCCGACGATGGCGAAGCCGACCGTGTTCAGGTCGAGGCCGGCGATCCAGTTCCAGAACGCGCCGTGCAGGCCGAGCTTCTGGGCGAGCAGGCCGAGGAGTTCGACGGTGCCGATGAGGAGGGCGACGGCGACGGACAGGCCGGTGATGGTCAGGTTGTAGTAGACCTTGCGGACCGGCTTGGAGAACGCCCACTCGTAGGCGAAGTTCATGAACGAGCCGTCGATGGTGTCCAGCAGGGACATGCCGGCCGCGAACAGCACGGGCAGGCACAGGATGGCGTACCAGGGCAGCCCGGAGGCGGCGCCCGAACCGGCGAGCACGAGCAGCGCGATCTCCGTCGCGGTGTCGAAGCCCAGGCCGAAGAGCAGGCCCAGCGGATACATCTGCCACGGCTTGGTGATCGACTTCATGACGCGGCCGAGCAGCCGGTTCATGAAGCCCCGGTTGTTCAGCTGCTGCTCCAGGGCCGCCTCGTCGAAGTCACCGGAACGCATCCGGCGGAACACCTTCCAGATGCCGGCCAGGATGACGAGGTTGATGGCGGCGATGACGTAGAGGAAGGTCCCGGAGACGGTCGTACCGATCAGGCCGGTGACGTCGTGCAGCCGGGAGTCGTCGTTCTGGACCGGTCCTGCCAGGGTGCGCACGCCGAGGGAGAGCAGCAGGGCGAGGCCGAAGACGATGCTGGAGTGGCCGAGGGAGAACCAGAAGCCGACCGAGAGCGGCCGCTGCCCCTCGCCCATGAGC
Coding sequences within it:
- a CDS encoding DUF5709 domain-containing protein; this translates as MSDQQAEQTPMADDAYQPTGTNEEQEDAAPLDLQDAVGERTYDDVLDEGYSPPERPLGVTKHGTTAAEQHEGETLDDRLHQEVPDTTAPAGDGIGDLPDGEGEPVDPESGESRAGRLVAPDEGAHPDTTKDETARDVGIDGGAAGAEEAAVHVTEEPNR
- a CDS encoding HoxN/HupN/NixA family nickel/cobalt transporter: MTAAPGPAPSLPAQAGTKRSAWHRVRGSMTRQEWTRAGAMAAFVLALHVIGWGTLVGIVAPQHYSVGTQSFGVGIGLTAYTLGMRHAFDADHIAAIDNTTRKLMGEGQRPLSVGFWFSLGHSSIVFGLALLLSLGVRTLAGPVQNDDSRLHDVTGLIGTTVSGTFLYVIAAINLVILAGIWKVFRRMRSGDFDEAALEQQLNNRGFMNRLLGRVMKSITKPWQMYPLGLLFGLGFDTATEIALLVLAGSGAASGLPWYAILCLPVLFAAGMSLLDTIDGSFMNFAYEWAFSKPVRKVYYNLTITGLSVAVALLIGTVELLGLLAQKLGLHGAFWNWIAGLDLNTVGFAIVGLFFVTWAIALVVWKAGRIEEKWTASLAHAPAD